In Porites lutea chromosome 1, jaPorLute2.1, whole genome shotgun sequence, a single genomic region encodes these proteins:
- the LOC140923117 gene encoding mycocerosic acid synthase-like polyketide synthase — translation MVSSESLESCESCSSTSFRSFDFDKTSNEHRLGPRSIARRRRDVSYHILTAYEKAFEKFGFFLARQRPLHIFFVLLVICAASCLGFIRINVKPPSTKQFIVTDGQSRVDLKDAAQFFPLLDSRQEQVIVTSKRNRNVLNEECLKEAFLVHQGILIISDYRSLCVRRPPSNGETRATDAQDCIVSSPLELAGPNFEHLRNFSSILAREWNNPRTILSDGQSLKTSHVQILGNFRVNNKADPPTSQAEALRITYFIKNPTSEDEKQKVKSFEATFESHISSLRDRLKCSSFFYKSGRATDDALQQILKVDILALSLSILAVLFLSLVVIYFVFSNLSCLTTALFIFSTALLPYICTAGIVSMAGISLLPTTIFIPFLLLGKSTSDVALFLGEWRRQNIVPSLEHRVTSCIARVGTVQLFSAFCATLLLGITIKSSFEVIFNFFLVTVAGFALALVASFIMVPTLTSLLERESKPINSFCMNPSTEFSRLLQEQRKVVNKAIGNVIKNLPCWVTSLGGKVLSLFVLICFISFCVFSALHSSERISATENLYRENANFNEFTQAQQTFFSKQTDVSVVFSQEIDYSRKINQEKMLQICGTLGKASYSQERPVCWMAALLNNKNSSCTNSKFRECLYRFLNRSENLPYRQDVRPNEKNVRFPISASRYHVKMALQKSVSKNAGSFEKLREDLRFSLKPKAVSKTLLAFEDLLSLERETFLSLIIATVVAFGTSLMSSSSLRLSIYSTLSFDLLVLETAAVMEMWSIQLNQLVFISLYLTVVLAHNHSVQVAHSFIFSDKQMVRERMNKALESVGLPVVMAGFLEVSGSVSLGFIYPSLQDIFFRLIPVVFALGLIHALVILPPTVTLFFELMDSFNFQNMLPNQTNQERRKMSMQILHRYAPQAISKRPAISIVGISCRFPGANSKEMFWNLLETGKSSIRDFPPQRKEQHQTFFRLYHHKRFVSGRHCAIRGSYLEDILSFDNTFFGISNQEARAMDPQQRILLEVVYEAIEDAGMRLEDLQRCKTGVFLGVMNLEYGTLITDASNYNNIDQFSSTGITASILANRISFCLNLTGPSFAVDTACSSSLTALKLACDNLHNGDCDIAIVCAPNIVLSHTMQMLSSMAGLLAPDGRCKSFDASGDGYGRGEGFAAVVLKLSDAALNDKDDEYCAIIACGMNNDGQNAVPMTAPSSKTQAELFRMVLEQSCLNPEDVDYLEAHGTGTAIGDVIEVTSIADVYSRGTSRQLKIGSVKSNLNHTESTSGLAGLIKVALMIKNNKLVPTVNVQVLNPKLKLKDKGIVVQQKYESWNTQGGKPRIGAVNSFGYGGSNVHVILREVTRQPSFKDNDGKSRRSHHILTLSARSQEALKRMSRFYSQWLEDEGEDNATFLENLCYSLKERRAQFSHRLAFPFEALPEASKVLKDYANESLGLEQKVVYGEIKRTDSRIVFLFGGQGSQWYAMGRQLIEMEPVFKDAILIVNNVMKDLGISLSIIDEIMASEEESRIAENSIAQPATFAIQYATAKLLISWRIFPSAVLGHSLGEIAAACVAGILTLKEAINLVLARSSLQDQCPRNGSMAALGLSEECASALLDELKLTPTLCIAAINGSDSVTVSGDRQSVETLGQHIAIHEKATFWRVLGTKRAFHSSHMEFIKRPFQAALKRISLHPKLSKIPMYSTVVGEVLCGQEFNNEYWWRNIRCPVQFYSAIKHLLKDGYRQIIEISTQPILSHYVKKIALQENLEDQARPIVLETLPRKRVPVNEQCKYFFLNTVCKLYTLGFPIDWNCVQTIPSAKFVRSLTYPWHKNTFWYRESPPQTVIKPIDAASRSEKKGHPFLEKVKQTSLCSGLQCWETEIDLHRFPFLKDHAIIQGATVMPGATYLEMVFAMAMDQFFHVAGLELNDVKLSNLLTLPESQVRLLRLRLQKTKRICEADFNITNVQDDHSEIVLSSGQICLDLLQTQKTGSHKASNMAGPVINEILTRMERMPNERFRRITEKFGFNYGPSFSIIKEIWKCDSEALCLIDIAETHTIQDQSESYVVHPSILDACLQSCFVTLGTSSMDDKSIVPVGFRRIALNDLPSTSQLYCHVTADLSEFGRFDVTLMSPSGYVFLSMTDFRVAELTSSPRQAPFVDLAYDVRWSEAELTRQEESAPPLTCMVLKDSSDFSDHLVSLLKAREVKVISISSPVGRCFESEVQDIVKTAFAEIQTINSSLLRVINLWPLDTSLLPDHFEVIEQAQQLTFSSSAFLLKLLIEKEFMDSRLFLVTELTQLLDICDNSSNGMSIPWGATVWGLRRTANLEEFNIRVTTIDLCDKEDKRELDSLVDEVLGDSVEDEVAFRDRRRFINRLVRSELQQDTSKIVKRKERKNEGLLYLSKVPLSKSLCLREKCIPNTTQSEVIVEVCYCWTPSESLFDVSKPNGCVFVSGKVSDLPVNGESTLQIGDNVCGVIPSGRVTRFISIHVSNVFLKPSNLTIKQTTYLPACLALAYHALQKAASGTERKKILINEANRGAGPAAVLLGKTLGHRVYCTISDTCSQSTKCFLTNLGAESVKRQSYPAYNDNTIDQFDAVVFFNPPLPNVLQRSGLNLKSGGKVIILSADFEGDVVFPAKKIFNYERDNVLDVLRSSTAFENLSRQSLQILESNGVSQQLLEMPVECLDFAATLKATNELIDRTSSLKDIVTPSSDISCLIHSLATFDREHLQGIPVLPQGLDECGLKENKSYLVAGGVRGFGFEVARWMTENGAKSIVLLGRSMPSDSKIQEVRQIERSTGSTIHIVQVDISNQTQMSSLKDRLQSLPDVAGIVHTAMVLRDEFLKDLTSQSFNEVMGPKIKGSFLLHQMSLEMDLDFFVMFSSMASIVGNMGQSSYSACNAFQDSLAQYRRHFLGLPGLAINWGPISGAGVMEREAGVARLLTLAGLGFVDAKEGVKHMFKVLTEEPGRCQITLLDVDWPRFLKSNEGLRKTPRLSIIRSSVNASNSGTNSAESLAQRIVLEKDGEKRAELIKEYISVSMAEWTGNSSTSETDLNTSLYSYGVDSTAALTLKMQLEINLHVSFEVFYFMQPDTTPLKLARDITEKMNERSQGTLPSKKQPQNSNGQDAEHDEVSPINDVEASTVNDVSKSQIQVVPLYTPEGSAIKFFCVHPSHRYAMSLVPIATGFQGQDLVSFYALGYTDPAAVSENWGGVRELAAHYVQLISKEQRHGPYFLGGYSYGGLLAYEMASLLTEHNQRVEFVVMIDTFPWVLHSRTVSSRLPSMQEYENLQRRHVEFQFENYLRKLAVDSLKMTSDEYQNMREENTKEWIVDELEKRGLERGLAIYDLRTLRESLLKDQIIASRTHLEWQPAEVRYRGPLAFLKCQDTCFSPRSSDNVEEIWGQLVDDGINLLVCPGNHYSMSESPNAIVTGSILATALAFKYRLLFPEFPRPTRTFSQRRAVEKLSGGVVVFLHSKKGHKKPHFGELHFKEDVHKLELTSQADEGETRETNKTKKIIDLKDLLMVQPGMLVANARKYAGRKRRVGAYRSGNLRQIASVITRRRVYNLEFTDYSDLKSFYNMIEAVFAVQLLSR, via the exons TTTCAGGTCTTTTGACTTTGACAAGACATCAAATGAACATCGCCTTGGACCAAGGAGTATCGCTAGAAGACGACGTGATGTCTCGTATCACATACTCACAGCCTACGAGAAAGCTTTCGAGAAATTCGGTTTTTTTCTAGCTAGGCAAAGGCCCCTGCACATCTTCTTCGTTTTACTAGTAATTTGTGCTGCAAGCTGCTTAGGTTTCATTCGGATAAACGTTAAGCCGCCGTCCACGAAACAATTTATTGTGACTGACGGCCAATCTAGAGTGGACTTAAAAGATGCAGCACAATTCTTTCCTCTTCTTGATTCACGTCAGGAACAGGTTATAGTGACTTCTAAACGTAATAGAAACGTTCTAAACGAGGAATGCTTGAAAGAAGCTTTTCTTGTGCACCAGGGTATATTGATCATTAGTGATTACCGAAGTTTGTGCGTCAGACGGCCTCCGTCAAATGGCGAAACTAGAGCAACCGACGCACAAGACTGCATCGTCAGCAGTCCTTTGGAGTTAGCTGGTCCTAACTTCGAACATTTAAGAAACTTTTCTTCAATTCTGGCTCGTGAGTGGAATAATCCCAGGACGATACTTTCAGATGGTCAGTCATTGAAAACCTCTCACGTCCAGATACTTGGTAATTTTAGAGTCAATAATAAAGCAGATCCGCCAACTTCCCAGGCTGAAGCTCTTCGAATTACCTACTTCATTAAAAATCCAACAAGTGAGGATGAGAAACAGAAAGTAAAAAGCTTTGAAGCCACCTTTGAGAGCCACATCTCGTCATTAAGAGATAGATTGAAGTGCTCATCGTTCTTTTACAAGAGTGGAAGAGCAACCGATGATGCTTTGCAACAAATCTTGAAAGTAGATATATTGGCGCTTTCTTTGTCAATATTAgcagttctttttctttcacttgtTGTCATTTACTTTGTTTTCAGCAACTTGAGCTGTTTAACAACTGCTTTATTCATTTTCTCAACTGCCTTGTTACCCTATATATGTACAGCGGGCATTGTTTCCATGGCAGGCATTTCCTTACTCCCAACAACCATCTTCATTCCATTTCTTCTGTTGGGAAAATCAACATCAGACGTCGCTCTCTTCTTGGGAGAGTGGAGACGACAGAATATTGTACCGTCGCTTGAACATAGAGTCACCAGCTGCATTGCAAGAGTGGGAACTGTCCAACTCTTTTCAGCGTTTTGTGCAACCCTTCTCCTAGGAATTACAATCAAATCTTCCTTTGAGGttatattcaatttttttctcgtgACAGTGGCAGGCTTTGCTCTTGCTTTGGTTGCGTCATTTATAATGGTTCCCACTTTAACAAGTTTACTCGAAAGGGAGTCAAAACCGATAAATTCGTTTTGCATGAATCCCAGTACCGAGTTTAGCCGCTTATTGCAAGAACAAAGAAAGGTAGTAAATAAAGCAATTGGAAACGTTATTAAGAACTTGCCTTGTTGGGTTACTTCGCTTGGTGGGAAAGTTCTTTCTCTCTTTGTCTTGATATGCTTCATCAGTTTCTGTGTCTTCTCTGCTCTGCACTCAAGTGAAAGAATTAGTGCCACAGAAAACCTTTATCGAGAAAATGCTAACTTCAACGAGTTTACTCAAGCACAACAAACGTTTTTTAGCAAACAAACGGATGTAAGTGTCGTATTTTCCCAGGAGATTGATTACTCGAGGAAGATTAACCAAGAAAAAATGCTCCAGATCTGTGGAACTCTTGGAAAGGCTTCTTACAGTCAAGAAAGACCAGTATGTTGGATGGCTGCcttgttaaacaataaaaattcgAGCTGCACGAATTCAAAATTTCGCGAGTGCCTTTACAGATTTCTTAATCGATCTGAAAATCTACCTTATCGACAAGATGTGCGTCCTAACGAGAAAAATGTCCGTTTTCCAATCTCTGCGTCTCGATATCACGTGAAGATGGCGCTACAGAAGAGCGTAAGTAAAAACGCAGGTTCGTTCGAGAAACTGAGAGAAGACTTACGGTTTTCCTTGAAGCCTAAAGCAGTGTCAAAGACACTGTTAGCGTTTGAAGACCTTCTCTCTTTGGAAAgagaaacttttctttctctcatCATTGCTACAGTGGTGGCATTTGGGACTAGTCTGATGTCTAGTTCAAGTCTTAGGTTAAGCATCTATTCAACGCTATCATTTGACTTACTTGTGTTAGAGACAGCAGCAGTTATGGAAATGTGGTCAATTCAGCTTAATCAGCTGGTCTTCATTTCCTTGTATTTAACAGTTGTCTTAGCACACAACCACAGCGTTCAAGtggctcattcattcattttctcagACAAACAAATGGTTAGGGAGCGCATGAATAAGGCTTTGGAATCGGTTGGTTTGCCTGTGGTAATGGCAGGCTTTCTAGAGGTCTCAGGTTCCGTTTCGTTGGGATTTATTTACCCCAGTCTGCAGGACATCTTCTTTCGACTCATTCCTGTCGTGTTTGCTTTGGGACTGATCCATGCTCTGGTAATCCTGCCACCAACAGTCACATTATTTTTCGAGTTGATGGACAGCTTTAACTTCCAAAATATGCTACCTAACCAAACGAACCAGGAAAGGAGGAAAATGTCTATGCAAATTCTACATCGTTATGCGCCACAGGCGATATCTAAGCGCCCTGCAATATCCATTGTCGGTATCAGCTGCAGATTTCCTGGAGCAAACAGTAAAGAGATGTTTTGGAATTTACTTGAGACAGGAAAAAGTTCCATACGAGACTTTCCACCACaaagaaaagagcaacatcAAACGTTTTTCCGACTTTACCATCACAAGCGCTTTGTCAGTGGACGTCACTGTGCTATCAGGGGCTCTTACTTGGAAGACATTCTATCTTTTGACAACACGTTCTTCGGTATCTCCAATCAAGAGGCTCGTGCAATGGATCCCCAACAACGCATTCTTTTGGAAGTGGTGTATGAGGCCATTGAAGACGCCGGAATGCGGCTTGAGGATCTTCAAAGATGTAAGACAGGGGTCTTTCTGGGTGTAATGAACCTGGAATATGGAACTTTGATAACAGATGCATCAAATTATAACAATATCGACCAGTTTTCATCAACAGGTATAACAGCATCAATATTAGCAAACAGAATCTCATTTTGCCTCAACCTCACAGGTCCAAGTTTTGCTGTTGATACCGCATGTTCGTCTTCGTTGACAGCACTCAAACTTGCTTGTGATAACCTGCATAATGGCGATTGTGACATAGCAATAGTTTGTGCACCTAACATTGTCCTTAGCCATACCATGCAAATGTTATCCAGCATGGCTGGTCTTTTAGCGCCTGACGGGCGCTGTAAGAGCTTTGATGCATCTGGCGACGGTTATGGAAGAGGAGAAGGCTTTGCAGCAGTCGTTCTCAAGCTCTCAGATGCAGCTTTGAATGATAAGGATGATGAATATTGCGCAATTATTGCATGTGGTATGAACAATGATGGTCAAAATGCTGTACCAATGACAGCGCCAAGTTCAAAGACCCAGGCTGAACTATTCAGGATGGTTCTTGAGCAATCATGTTTAAATCCAGAAGACGTAGATTACCTAGAGGCTCATGGCACAGGTACTGCCATCGGTGATGTTATAGAAGTCACGTCAATCGCCGACGTCTATTCAAGAGGAACCTCTCGACAGCTTAAAATCGGATCTGTCAAGTCAAACCTCAATCATACAGAATCTACGTCGGGTCTGGCTGGACTCATAAAAGTTGCGTTGAtgatcaaaaacaacaaattagtGCCAACTGTTAATGTGCAAGTATTGAATccaaaattgaaattgaaagaTAAAGGAATTGTCGTGCAGCAAAAATATGAGTCTTGGAACACACAAGGCGGAAAACCACGAATAGGTGCCGTAAACTCTTTTGGTTATGGTGGATCAAACGTGCACGTTATCCTTCGAGAAGTTACACGACAGCCAAGCTTCAAAGATAATGATGGAAAAAGTAGGCGGTCACATCATATCCTCACCCTTTCTGCACGTTCTCAAGAGGCTCTCAAGCGAATGTCAAGATTCTACTCTCAGTGGTTGGAAGATGAAGGGGAGGATAATGCAACATTTTTGGAAAACTTGTGCTACTCATTGAAGGAACGTCGCGCTCAGTTTTCCCACCGCTTAGCATTTCCCTTTGAAGCTTTACCCGAGGCATCTAAGGTTTTAAAGGACTACGCCAATGAATCACTGGGATTGGAACAGAAAGTTGTCTATGGAGAGATAAAGAGAACTGATTCAAGGATCGTCTTCTTATTTGGAGGGCAAGGCTCCCAATGGTATGCTATGGGAAGACAGCTAATTGAGATGGAACCCGTCTTCAAAGATGCTATTTTGATTGTCAACAATGTAATGAAAGATCTGGGAATATCATTATCAATTATAGATGAGATCATGGCATCAGAGGAAGAATCAAGGATCGCAGAAAATTCTATCGCCCAGCCGGCTACGTTTGCAATACAGTATGCCACTGCAAAGCTTCTGATATCTTGGAGAATCTTTCCTTCCGCTGTACTTGGTCACAGTCTTGGAGAGATTGCTGCAGCATGCGTCGCTGGGATCCTAACGCTAAAGGAAGCCATTAACCTGGTGTTAGCTCGCTCCTCTCTACAAGATCAGTGTCCCAGAAATGGTAGCATGGCGGCTTTAGGTTTGTCCGAAGAATGCGCCAGTGCACTACTAGATGAGCTGAAGCTAACTCCTACTCTTTGCATTGCCGCAATCAACGGTTCAGATAGCGTGACAGTATCCGGAGATCGTCAATCAGTTGAAACCTTGGGTCAACACATTGCGATACACGAAAAGGCCACTTTCTGGCGTGTTCTTGGAACAAAACGTGCATTCCACAGCTCACACATGGAATTCATTAAAAGACCATTCCAAGCAGCACTAAAGCGTATTTCGTTACATCCCAAGCTGTCCAAGATTCCAATGTATTCTACAGTTGTGGGAGAAGTCCTTTGTGGTCAAGAGTTTAACAACGAGTACTGGTGGCGTAACATTCGATGTCCAGTTCAGTTTTACTCAGCAATAAAACATCTGCTCAAAGATGGTTACAGACAGATCATCGAAATAAGCACCCAGCCCATTTTATCACATTATGTGAAAAAGATTGCCCTGCAAGAAAACTTGGAAGACCAAGCAAGGCCAATCGTTCTGGAGACCCTTCCTCGTAAGAGAGTACCTGTAAACGAGCAGtgcaagtatttttttctaaacACAGTGTGCAAACTGTATACACTTGGTTTTCCTATAGATTGGAATTGTGTGCAGACAATTCCTTCAGCAAAGTTTGTGCGCTCGTTAACCTATCCATGGCATAAAAACACCTTTTGGTACAGAGAAAGTCCACCCCAAACCGTAATTAAACCAATTGATGCGGCATCAAGATCAGAAAAGAAAGGTCACCCATTTTTGGAAAAAGTGAAGCAAACAAGTCTGTGTTCAGGCCTCCAGTGCTGGGAAACTGAAATCGACCTCCATcgctttccttttcttaaagATCACGCTATTATTCAGGGGGCGACCGTGATGCCAGGTGCTACGTACCTGGAAATGGTCTTTGCCATGGCAATGGACCAATTTTTCCATGTTGCTGGCCTTGAACTGAACGATGTAAAACTCTCCAACCTCCTGACACTACCTGAATCACAG GTTCGATTGTTACGACTGCGCCTCCAGAAGACTAAAAGGATTTGCGAGGCCGATTTCAACATAACAAACGTACAGGATGATCACTCAGAGATCGTCCTAAGCAGTGGACAAATCTGTCTTGATCTTCTGCAGACACAAAAGACAGGTAGCCACAAAG CATCTAACATGGCTGGTCCAGTAATTAATGAGATTCTGACAAGAATGGAGCGAATGCCGAATGAACGGTTCCGAAGAATAACGGAGAAGTTTGGATTCAACTACGGCCCTTCGTTCTCCATCATCAAAGAGATATGGAAATGTGATAGCGAGGCGCTATGCCTGATAGACATCGCAGAGACACACACCATCCAAGATCAAAGTGAAAGTTATGTTGTTCATCCGTCTATTTTAGATGCTTGCCTTCAGTCCTGCTTTGTTACCCTGGGAACCTCGTCGATGGATGATAAATCTATTGTGCCAGTTGGTTTCAGGCGTATTGCACTCAATGACTTACCATCAACCAGCCAGTTATATTGCCACGTGACTGCGGATCTTTCCGAGTTCGGACGATTTGATGTGACACTCATGAGTCCAAGTGGCTATGTTTTTCTCTCCATGACTGATTTCCGAGTTGCAGAGTTAACAAGTTCACCGCGTCAAGCTCCTTTTGTAGATCTTGCCTACGACGTCAGGTGGAGTGAAGCTGAGTTAACAAGACAGGAAGAGAGTGCCCCACCTCTAACTTGTATGGTGCTCAAAGACTCCTCTGATTTTTCAGATCATTTGGTCTCTTTACTTAAAGCTCGGGAAGTCAAAGTTATCTCCATTAGTTCTCCAGTTGGTCGATGTTTTGAATCCGAAGTTCAAGACATTGTAAAAACCGCCTTCGCAGAAATACAGACGATTAATTCTTCTCTGTTGAGGGTTATCAATCTCTGGCCTTTAGATACATCCCTTCTGCCTGACCATTTTGAAGTCATTGAGCAAGCTCAACAACTAACCTTTAGCAGCTCTGCTTTCCTACTTAAGTTGTTGATTGAAAAAGAGTTCATGGATTCTCGGCTGTTTCTCGTCACCGAGTTAACACAGCTTTTGGACATCTGTGACAATTCTAGTAACGGTATGTCCATTCCATGGGGTGCTACAGTCTGGGGACTAAGGCGAACAGCGAACCTTGAAGAATTTAACATAAGGGTTACCACCATTGACCTTTGTGATAAAGAAGATAAACGGGAACTGGACTCCTTAGTAGATGAAGTTTTAGGTGACAGCGTGGAGGACGAGGTGGCCTTTCGAGATAGACGACGATTTATAAATCGCCTTGTCAGGTCAGAATTACAACAGGACACCTCTAAaatagttaaaagaaaagagaggaAGAATGAGGGACTACTATATCTTTCAAAAGTTCCTTTGTCAAAATCGCTTTGCCTTCGCGAGAAATGTATCCCAAACACAACGCAATCTGAAGTCATTGTAGAAGTTTGCTATTGTTGGACGCCCTCAGAATCACTCTTTGATGTATCTAAACCAAATGGATGTGTCTTCGTGAGTGGAAAAGTCTCTGATCTCCCTGTAAATGGCGAGAGTACTTTGCAAATTGGAGACAATGTGTGTGGTGTCATTCCCTCTGGTCGTGTTACACGTTTCATTTCAATACACGTCAGTAACGTGTTTTTGAAACCTTCCAACCTGACAATAAAGCAAACTACTTACCTTCCAGCATGCTTGGCGTTAGCATATCATGCTCTACAAAAAGCGGCGTCCGGCaccgaaaggaaaaaaattttaataaatgaAGCCAATCGTGGGGCCGGACCAGCAGCAGTACTTCTGGGAAAAACACTGGGTCACAGAGTGTACTGCACAATCTCTGACACTTGCAGCCAATCCACCAAATGTTTTCTAACCAATTTGGGCGCAGAGAGTGTAAAGCGACAGAGTTATCCGGCTTACAATGATAATACGATTGATCAGTTTGACGCTGTTGTGTTCTTTAACCCACCGCTTCCAAATGTCCTACAGAGGAGTGGTCTCAATCTAAAGAGCGGAGGAAAAGTAATTATCTTGAGTGCTGATTTTGAAGGCGATGTTGTCTTTCCAGCAAAGAAGATTTTCAATTACGAGAGAGACAATGTATTAGACGTTTTACGATCGTCGACGGCATTTGAGAACTTAAGCAGGCAAAGCTTGCAAATTCTGGAAAGCAATGGAGTATCACAACAGCTTCTGGAAATGCCAGTTGAGTGTTTAGATTTTGCAGCTACACTTAAAGCTACCAATGAACTCATCGACAGAACATCATCTTTGAAAGATATAGTAACACCATCCTCGGACATTTCGTGTCTTATACATTCACTTGCAACATTTGATAGGGAACACCTTCAGGGCATCCCAGTGCTACCACAAGGCTTAGATGAGTGtggtttgaaagaaaataaatcctATCTGGTTGCTGGGGGAGTGCGAGGATTTGGTTTTGAAGTGGCTCGATGGATGACAGAAAACGGTGCAAAGTCTATAGTACTTCTCGGCCGCTCCATGCCTTCGGATTCCAAAATTCAAGAGGTGCGTCAGATTGAAAGGAGCACCGGTTCGACGATCCATATAGTTCAG GTGGATATATCCAATCAAACACAAATGTCGTCTTTGAAAGACCGCCTTCAGTCTCTTCCAGATGTCGCAGGCATTGTACACACTGCTATGGTTCTTAGAGACGAATTCCTCAAAGACTTGACATCACAGAGTTTTAATGAAGTTATGGGCCCAAAGATCAAAG GTTCTTTCTTGCTACACCAAATGAGCCTTGAGATGGATCTGGATTTTTTCGTGATGTTTTCGTCCATGGCGTCGATTGTGGGTAACATGGGACAATCCTCATACTCGGCCTGCAATGCTTTCCAAGATTCTCTTGCTCAATACCGCAGACATTTTCTCGGTCTTCCCGGGCTAGCAATAAACTGGGGACCAATCAGTGGAGCTGGTGTAATGGAAAGAGAAGCAGGGGTCGCTAGATTGCTTACGTTGGCAGGCTTGGGCTTTGTTGACGCCAAGGAAG GTGTTAAACACATGTTCAAAGTGTTAACTGAGGAGCCAGGTCGCTGTCAGATCACATTACTTGATGTAGACTGGCCTCGATTCTTAAAGAGCAATGAAGGGCTGAGGAAAACTCCGCGACTTTCCATTATCAGATCATCAGTAAATGCATCCAACAGTGGAACGAACTCAGCTGAGTCTTTGGCACAAAGGATTgttttagaaaaggatggcgAGAAGAGGGCAGAGCTTATCAAAGAATACATCAGCGTTTCAATGGCTGAATGGACTGGAAATTCTTCGACCTCAGAGACTGATCTCAATACCAGCTTGTATAGCTATGGAGTTGACTCCACCGCAGCCTTGACTTTGAAGATGCAGCTTGAAATAAATCTGCACGTTTCGTTTGAG GTCTTCTACTTCAtgcagccagacacaacccccctaAAATTGGCAAGGGACATAACTGAAAAGATGAATGAACGAAGTCAAGGAACCCTTCCATCCAAGAAACAGCCTCAAAATAGTAACGGACAAGACGCTGAACATGATGAAGTATCACCTATAAATGACGTTGAAGCATCTACTGTAAATGACGTATCTAAAAGCCAAATACAAGTTGTACCGCTGTACACTCCAGAGGGCTCAGCCATAAAGTTTTTTTGTGTCCATCCGTCGCACCGTTACGCGATGAGTTTGGTGCCGATAGCAACAGGATTTCAAGGACAG GACTTAGTTTCCTTCTACGCACTGGGTTACACAGATCCAGCAGCAGTGAGTGAGAATTGGGGTGGAGTGCGTGAACTTGCAGCACATTACGTTCAGTTAATAAGCAAGGAACAGCGTCATGGCCCTTACTTTTTGGGTGGATATTCATACGGAGGTCTTCTCGCCTATGAAATGGCTTCCTTGTTGACAGAACATAATCAGAGGGTGGAGTTTGTGGTGATGATTGATACCTTTCCTTGGGTTCTGCACTCACGGACTGTCAGCAGTAGACTACCTTCAATGCAAGAGTATGAAAATTTGCAGCGTCGGCATGTCGAG TTCCAATttgaaaattatctgagaaaactGGCAGTAGACTCACTGAAGATGACATCAGATGAATATCAAAACATGAGAGAGGAGAACACTAAAGAATGGATCGTTGATGAACTTGAAAAAAGGGGACTTGAAAGAGGTCTAGCAATCTACGACTTGAGAACACTGAGAGAATCTCTCCTGAAGGATCAAATAATCGCCAGTAGGACACATCTGGAGTGGCAGCCCGCAGAG GTCCGCTACCGAGGTCCACTCGCATTCCTCAAATGTCAAGATACCTGCTTCTCGCCCAGATCATCAGATAACGTGGAAGAGATTTGGGGCCAGTTGGTTGATGATGGAATTAATCTGTTAGTTTGCCCTGGGAATCATTATTCCATGAGTGAATCGCCTAACGCCATTGTTACCGGTAGTATCTTAGCAACGGCCCTAGCATTTAAGTACCGTTTGCTGTTTCCAGAATTCCCTAGGCCCACGAGAACGTTCAGTCAGAGGCGAGCTGTAGAAAAACTCTCAGGTGGAGTAGTTGTATTCCTCCACTCAAAGAAAG GACACAAAAAGCCTCATTTTGGAGAACTACATTTCAAGGAGGATGTTCACAAACTTGAATTAACATCACAAGCCGATGAAGGAGAGACTCGGGAgacaaataaaaccaaaaagaTCATTGACTTGAAAG ATCTCCTTATGGTCCAACCAGGGATGTTAGTGGCCAATGCTAGGAAGTATGCCGGCCGAAAGAGAAGAGTTGGAGCATATCGCAGTGGAAACCTGAGGCAAATCGCTTCTGTTATTACAAGGAGACGTGTCTACAATTTGGAATTTACTGATTATTCggatttaaaatcattctacaATATGATCGAGGCTGTTTTTGCTGTCCAATTGTTGTCGCGCTAG